The Diceros bicornis minor isolate mBicDic1 chromosome 18, mDicBic1.mat.cur, whole genome shotgun sequence sequence TAAGCGATTTCAAATATGTAGAGATtcatgtaactaccaccacagtcaagatagacAATAATTCCAACACCCAAAAGAGACTCCTTCATGCTCCCCCTTTGTAGTCAAACTCTCCTTCAATCCCAACCCCTAAAAGCCGttgatctgttctccatccctatagttttgcctttcacagAATGTCAGGTaggtgaaatcatatagtatataaccTTTGccaggtgtttttttttctggttttatggagatataatGGACATGTAACATCATGTGTAAGGTGTATAGTACGATGAtttcatacatgtatatattgtgaaatggtgACCGTGATAAGGTTAATTAACATTAAcgtatccatcacttcacataatcATCATTTGTGTGGGTacgtgtggtgagaacatttaagacccctctcagcaactttcaagtatataatacagtattgttaactatagtcagcaTTGCCAGGTGTTAGGATGGCACTATAGTGCCTTCCTCCCCACCATCATCGCCACCTCTTTCCCTCTCACTTTAGGTGTCAGCAACACACACTGCTTGGAGTTGCCTGAATGGAGCTTGCTGTTGCTTGTCTCTTGTGCTTTACTCATGAATCCTGTTTTGCCTCGCTCTCTGTTCTACCGTCCTTCTACTGGCTAACTCGCAGTGATCCTTTAAGAAACAGCTCAAGTGTCTCCTTCATAAGactcatattttcttctttcttaagctGTACGTCTCCTTGGTGTTCACATAGTGCTTTGTGCACTTCCTTCCCATTGCATTTATCACTTTGGGTCATAATTATTGTTTGTCTCTGTTTATGCCAATCAATTATCAGCTCCATTGGACTGggaattgttttatctttttgttactaATGCATAACCTAGGGCTGACACACAGTAGGGTCTAAATGTCGATTGAATCTTTTACACGTAGTGATGATTATGTATTCCAATTCTCTCCCTGTCTAGTATTTTCAGACAGAGTGGTGTATACTCCAGACAGCCTCTACAAAGAATTGATCTCACAACATAAAGGACTCAGAGACTTAATCAATAGAGAAATGCGCTCTGTCTCTCGAGGAATCTTGATTTTTTCTCGAAGCTGGGCTGTGGACTTGGGTCTGCCAGAGAAGCAGGGAGTAATCTGCGATGCTCTTCTACTTTCCCAGAACAACATCCTGCTCCTCTACACCATCCTCAGTGAGTGCGATGAGGGCTGGAAGGACTATTCTCTGCGAGTCGCCTGTTCCTTAAAGCTGAAGCTGGTGAACACAGGTGGCTACACTGGGAAACTGTGCATCACTCCCTTGGTCTTCCTGTTGAATCCTGATAGAACCGCAAACGCCCTTCATGGTTCTGATTTGCAAATTTACCCCGAGTCCTACAACCTTACGACCACCCAGCACATGGAAGCTCTGTTACAGTCCCTTGTGATAGTCCTGCTTGGGTTCAGATCTTTCTTAAGTGAAGAGCTGGGCTCTGAGGTTTTGAACCTACTCACAGATAAACAGTATGAGTTGCTTTCAAAGAACCTTCGCAAGACCAGAGAGCTGTTTGTTCACGGCTTACCTGGATCAGGGAAGACCATCCTGGCTCTTAGGATCATGGAGAAGATCAGGAATGTGTTTGGCTGTCAACCAGGTGACATTCTCTACGTCTGTGAGAACCAGCCCCTGATGAAGTTTGTGAGGTACGCTGCCTAAGTAtattcactttcttttcttgAGTAACTCTGACTGATGTGGCTTTAAGTTTACATGCTAAGAGTCATGTTCTATTTACTATTTTCAGAGGAGTTTAAGAGTAGAATTAGCTTCCTTTGTTTGATTGGGGAAACTTGACTATATTTCTTACATTTTCAGCAAGAAAAATATCTGCCAGGCAGTGACCCGGAAAACCTTcatgaaaaataactttgaaagGACTCAACACATCATCATCGATGAAGCTCAGAATTTCCGCACTGAAGATGGGGACTGGTATGAGAAGGCAAGAACCATCACTCGGAGAGAAAACGGTAACCGAGGAATTCTCTGGATCTTTCTGGACTACTTTCAGACCAGCCACTTGAGTTGCAACGGCCTGCCCCATTTCTTAGACCAGGATCCAAAAGAAGAGCTCACCAGAGTGGTCCGCAATGCAGATCCAATAGCCAACTACCTACAAAAAGTAATGCAGGAGGTCACAGAAAATCCTCCACCTAACATCCCCCCTGCATGCCTGGAGATGGTCCATGAAGCTAAATGGGTTCAGGGTGTCCCAGGCAATTTCCAGATTGTGGAGTGCTCGGACTTGGAGGAGATGGTGGTCCAGCTAGCAGAGAGGTGCCAGTTTCTCTTGAGGAATGCTTATTCCCCCAAGGATATTGCTGTGCTTTTCAGCAAAGCAAGTGAAGTGGAAATATATAAAGAGAAGCTTCTAAGAGCAATGAGGAGGAGAAGAATGTCTCAGCTCGATGAGGGAAATGATCTGTTAGTACGGATCAAGGACGCGACAGATATGGCGGGCAATCACATCGTGTTAGACAGTGTCCGTCGATTTTCGGGCCTGGAAAGAAACATCGTGTTTGGCGTCAATCCAGTGGCAGCTGAGCCAGCTGTTTCCCACAATCTTCTGCTCTGTCTAGCTTCCAGGGCAAAGAAACATCTGTATATTCTGAAAGTTTCTATCTGACAAGAAGATCCCGGTCTAAGAAACAATTAGGTAGCTCTCATCTCTAGTTAACTGTGAAACTATTGGATCTAAACATTTAATCATCAAATGTTTAATGAGCACTCATTGTGAGCCACATactcttctaggtgctggggGTTGGGGATAGCAAATGAGACAGACAAGATTCCTTCTTTGGAGCAGAGGCAGATCACAGACAAGTAAACAGATAGAAGGAATTTTAGATAGTAATGAGACATCATAGTACTAATTAGAGGCGCTGAGTTGCAGagattgtgcgtgtgtgtgtgtgcgcgcgcgcgcgcacgtgcatgagtaggtaggtaggtaggtagaggGAGGGGTTATTCAGGGCAGTCAGGGAAGCCTCCGTGAGGGAAGAAGTCACGAGAAGATCTTTGAGCCAAGAGTGCCAGGCAGACTCAGATATTTTCATTAGTTTAACACAGCTGTGGTGCAAAATTGCTTGAGTGCGATGTCCTGGGAGAGTATGAAGGATGGAGAAGGGTAGCGTTTCTGGCCTTTTATGGGCCAAGAGTGGTTGTGATATGTTTCAAAATGTAAGATCAGAAGGTGCAAGttataattttttggaagacCACATTACATTACTTCATTATTTTCCATGTTCTTTCTTTTAATGGCATTAGTATTTTTGATCactatgttttaaaatactttgtgTGTGCCTTTTGGTTATTTGGCATCTCAGCTCTTTAGCTCTGCTTTAATATTGTACCTGTGGAGAATCTTAGGTTACTACACAAAGGTAAGATGGCCACAGTTCCCCAGGGAGACAtattgtgttttattcattaattttaaaatgaaagggtCTTCAAGAGGATGAATTACTGGACTCAAaggttacattttattttttatttaatttaataagcaATGAAATGATAAAGTAAATCCAATATCTTTGTTCTGCTGAGTCTTCGGGGTTTCAAGGAGTCTCTCAAAGGCTATTGCTGCAGAAGTGCAAACTCCTTGTGTGCCATAGGTCTCTCAGAAATTCTCCCAATATTTCAAGCCAAACAAATCTCTCTTTTCTGAGGGACAGAAACTAAAAAATTCAGAGAGTTAATTCTCTATTGAATACAGAAAGACTCTACTATTTCCTAAGAATAGAGAAATTTAAATCTCATTGTAAGGAGTATGAACTTGAAGCTAGAATTGATTATTTTTGGCAGCTGGTTACAATATTAGAACTTCTAAAATTTTAAGACATGCCCATGCGAAAGCATGGAATTAATCTATTGTGAAATGATTTATAACTAACTTGAAATATATTGCAAATCACTTACTCTAGGATAGTATAGAgagagatatttaaaataaaatgattaatataaaaattggCAATTCTCAATAAAGAGCTGAAAAAATTCAGATCATAGACTCTCCCTTTACCAACACCTAAAAGAATAAGCAAAATTAGTAAAACTACAGCCAAAAGTTTACCagctagagagaagcaaagaatGGAGCTCAACCTCATGCCATAAACATCTGATAGCTGTATATTgacataaaaaatagaataaaaaagagtAATATAAAGTCATAGCTACTATCTCACCTGCCCAAAGCAGTACTGAATAAAGAGGgtacatgaaagaaagaaaaccagaattCTCATTAATATGACCAATTTCAAGAGTGGCAGCTGAGGCATTGAGTAGGTGGCCCAGGGAAACACAAGGAGACCCTCAAGAGTAGAAGTCCCTGACTGTCCTTGAGGACTCTCTATAGGGATAGGAAGTGTTTTTTAGGGTTTCATGTGACTACAATGAAGGAGGAAAAGCACACAGGAATAGGAAAGAGCCCCTTGGTATAGTGGAGTTAATGGAATCTCATAGGCAACTATCAAGAGTACAAGCCAGGCTAACAGTGAGGGCCTCATATAACACAAAATCAGATCAGGCTACAGAAAAGTACATGAAAGATTCCACCCAGACCTCCACCTATACACTGGAGAGGAAGACAAACAAGTTCTACTTTATAAAAGAAAGTTGTCAAAGAGAGTCCTTTCGTACCATCTTAAAGTACATAGAAAGACTATACTGAGCTGCTCTTATTAAGCATTAGAAAGATAAGTGGCACGATAACCAGACACAAAGACTATagggaaaaatgtgaaaaagaaacaTCATATGAGCCAGATGAAGAGCCTACCCTGAAAGGAAGTATAACTCCAGGGACAAAAGTAAACTCCCACAAGTGTCTCATGCTATAGAAGAATTTGAGAAGTCCGTAAATTCAATAAAACAAGAGTTGAAAGACAAAATGATAAAGCAGTGAAAAGAGTTGAATAGGGGTATTGCTAAGGAAACAGATTGTGAAACATTACAGAGGAAAAATAAGTTAGAAACAACAAGAAATTGAAAACTCAATTTGTGCCATATAGGAAGCCTTAAGATAGTCACACAAACGGagagaaataagacaaatattaagGTAATTATAAAGAAGATATATCTGGAGTAAAATGATCCACTAAGAATGGATATGAAGtacagaactaaataaatggcacAGGAAAAAATTCTAAGATATAATATAGgaaatttttcctaaaataaatccTCAGATTGAAAGAATTCTAAACAATCCGAGCAGAAAAATCTAACTATCTGTGTGAAGGATCATGCCAgcttctgatttctccagagaaaTATTCAATACAGGAAGACAATGGATgtgttgcatttttattttcattcagttgctTTTTAATCCAACTTGACAATTTCTGCCCTTTAATTGAggtgtttatttcattttaaatgttttattttgaaatacttagAGATTCATAGGAAGTTGCAAAGGTAGTAGAGAGTAGTACAGAAGGATCCCCTGTTTCCTTCACCCACTTTCTAAACCATTTATTTTTAGTGGGATTATTGTTATCTTTGGGTTTTAATCTACCCTATTgcaaattttttctattttctcatctatattctttgtttccttttttcctctttttctgcatccTTTTGACTTAATTGtgcattttttttgaggaagattggccctgagctaacatctgttgccaatcttcctctttgttccctttttatctctccaaagccccagtagatagttttatgtcatagttgtacatccatctagttgctctatgtgggacacctcagcatggcttgataagcggtgcataggtccatgcccagatccgaactggtgaatcctgggccaccactGAAGggaagcatgcgaacttaactgccgtgccaccaggctggccccttaattGTGTATTTTCTAATGATTACATTTTATCTCTTTTACTGGTTTATTAGTTATAACTCttggttttgttattttagtggtaGCTCTAGGGTTTACAGTATATATCTTTGaccttatcacagtctaccttcaagtgataTTATACTATTTCCTGTATTGTATAAAGTATTTACAACAGTAttcttccatttctccttttcaAGACTTTGTGTTATTGTTGAGATACGTTTTACTTCTATATAAATCCCATAATATGTtgatattatcttttaaagaggTTTACATAATATGAAAAAGAGTTCTTTATACTTACATATGCAGTTACAATTTCTggtggtttttattcctttgtgTGAATCTAGATTTCCATCTTGCCTCATTTTCCTTCAGTTCAAAGgaatttctttaacatttcttatagtgtAGGTCTGCTGCTGATGAAGTCATTCagattttgaaaatatgaaatcATGAAAAAAGTCTTCATTTCACTCctgtttttgaaagatagttttgctgggTAGAGACCTAGGTTGGtagttttgtctttcagtaatttaaatattttgcttCATTGTCTTCTATCTTGCATCATTTCCAATGATAAATCTGCTgtcattcttatttttgttcctctgtacatagtgtgtcatttttctctgactgcttttaagattttttctttactaCTGGTTTAAGCAACTTAATTATGGTGAttttcagtaattaaaaaaatttcttgtgCTTGAGGTTTGTTGAGAGCTCCTTGGATCTATGGGttgatagttttcatcaaatttggaaatttttcagccattatttcttccaatatattttctatattccttcctctcctcaggtacTCCAATTATAAGCACATTAGGCCACTTGACTTTGTTCCACAACTCACTGGTTCTCCGTgctttaagtttttttctttgtgttttatatcAGGTTGTTTCTGTTGCTAGGTCTTCAAGTTcaataatcttttcttctgcatgcAATGTCTAATATGCCATTAATTCTGTttggtgtatttttcatctcagacattttTTCATCTTCTAGACTTTCCCTAGAAGCTTGATTTggatccttttaaaaatattttccatgttcCTATTTAACATATTCAATCTTTCTTTTAGATTTTTGAACATATGGAACACTGGTATAATGTCTATATTAATATTGTGGTCTATCAATTATATTATCTGTGTTAATTCTGAatcaatttcaaataattttttccctttatggttggtattttccagcttctttgcatacctggtaattttttattagatgccagacattgtgagtTTTACCATGTTGGAtattgaatgtttttgtattcttcTAAGTACTTTTGAGCTTTGTTTTGAGGCACAGTTCAGTTACCGGGAAATAGTTTGATCCTTTTGGATCTTGTTTTCAAGCTTTTTTATACAGGACCAGGGCAGCATTTAGTCTAGGATTAACTTTTTGCACCTCCTGAGGCAAAATTCTTCTGAGTACTCTGCCTAATGCCTTGTTATTGTTGATGTTTTTCACCCTGCTTGGTGGGACCAGACTATTTCCGGCACTATGTGAGCTCCAAGGATTGTTCCCTCTAATACTTTTGGGTGAGTCTTTCTCCATCCTCAAGTGTTTCCTCGCAGCCATGAGCTGATAAGCTCTCAGTTGAGTACTCAAAGGGAGTGCTTTGCagattttagaattttctctctGTGAAGCTCTCTCTTCTTCGGTATTCTTCCCTACAAACTCTAGTTTCCTTGGTCTCCCTACAGTCAACTCTGTCTATTCACCTCATGGAGACTTCCAAATTGTATCTGAGTTTTCCATCCCTGAAACGCTGCCTAGAAACTTTCTATAGGCAGTAAGCTGGGGGCAATGATAGAGATCACCTCATAAGTTTCCCCGATTTCAGCGATCACATTCCTTCATTGACTGGTTTACAATGTCTTAAGACCTGTTGTTTCACATATTCTGTCTGATTTTGCAGTTGTTTCAGAAGAGAGGGTAAATATGGTCCCTATTACTCCATCTCGACCACAAGCATCTAAGAAGACAATGAAGCAATAAGTATATAGTTCTTAGGGAGAGAAGTTTTGACTTAGAAATATTAAATTTGACCTAGCCAAAATATTGTTCTAGTACAAAGGCAACTCACAGATATTTTTGGACATAAAAGAATTCTATGAACACAGGACCCATTAATCATTCTTGAAGAAAAATTACTCAGTGAGGAAATCCAGCTAAGCAGGCAATATGTGAAAATAAAGGATAGTGGTAATTGGACTTGAAAcctgtttatatgtatataattaagcTATATAGGAATTATGATTACAGAAAAGAATATTATAAACCTTGACAAAGTAAAAATAGTTTTACATCAGATAGACTTTTTTTTCAGTCAGCAGTAGCAGAATCTGGATGatttaaacaaacaacaaaaaaagaatttattggaATCGTAAGGGGGACCACTCACAGCATCAAAAGACAAGCTGAGCGAATAGGCCTTGGAGAAGTGAGGGGCCTTGGAAGCTCCAAGGGTCTGGATGGTGGGTGTGAACTGGCTCCActcattttcctcacttggcttgtGAAGGTCAAATTCCTGTGAGAGAGCTGTGTGTGCCCAGCTGGCTCCGGGAAGGCCCTTGGTTGAAAATCCCCAAAAGGCTTGATGTAAAGTGGAAAGATTGGTTCCTCGAAAGAGTATCAGTTACTAAAGTAGAGTGAGAGGATGATCAGTAGGTCAAAACAACAGATGCCCTTTACAGTAAATCACAAAATTTAGGGAGTGAGAAAGTTTGAATGCTAATGTCATCTTTCATGGCAAGGAGtgatcaatgctaatacagatttccaaataactttaaaaatgatcccaaacattttaatgctttttgcaatttagttattttaatatCAGATAAATCTTTTGGTAACAAAAGTTCTTGAGTTAAAGAAATACATTCAATAGTTCATCTCTTCAATTTTAGTAGTTGCTTTTCCTTCAGTTAAGTTCaagcaaaataaatgtaaaaataatttcaaaatagtaTGTATAATATCATTctacttaatatatttaattctgTCTagcttttcttatattttatctgatatattAAACAACAGTTCTCTGGAATATGTTAACCTTGAATGTTCTGGTTGCTGGGATTATGGGTGACttgttgcttgcttttttctttcagtgttgCTAGAATTGATTTTATTGACTTTATACCTTTGTATAAAGACCCTGTAGGTCACCTGTGAAatctctctttcaaaacaaaattcagagagataatgaaaagatattttagCACATTGCTATATATATAGCGATATTCAAAACAAGAAAGCTCTCTCCAGGGATCAAAGACTGTGAGGCATTTGCATGAGTAGAAAGAGAAGGCGAAACCACAGTGATAGACAGGCTGCCCCTACCACAAGGCCGGGACAACCACAGCTGCAAAGTCAGGAGTGAATCCCCCAGGCAGCAGTTGTTGCCCTGAAGCTGAGGCCAAGTCTATTCGGCCCGCACCTGGCCGGAGCAAGGCCCAGAACTGAaatacccccaccccagcctgtcTCAGTGTTAGCACTATTGGCAGATGGCgcaggataattctttgttgtgaggggctTTCCTGGATGTTTAGCAGTAAAGCCCCTCCTCCCCAGTTGTGACGAGCAAAAACGTCTTCAGACATTGCCCAACGTCCCCCGAGGGGCAAAATCACCACCGCCAAACCTCCTTAGACTAAAAGAGTTCCTGAATAGTGGGCAGAATATATGTCAAACATGTAACACATTACAGTCACAATTCAGAACATTAAAGATTTCTTtaatcctaaagagaaaaaagtttagCTAATCTACAAGAAGAAGGATGAATTCGACAGTAACTGTTTCATCAGCAAGGTTGGGTGCAAGAAGCACGTGGGCAGTATGTTCAAACTGCAGTGGGAACAACTTCGCATCTAGACTCCTCTCCCCAAACTATCGTTCAAGGTTGAgggcaaaataaatacattttcagacTTGCAACgacttgcaattttttttttatcaaccATAGCCCATTCCTGAAAGAATAACTGAATAATGTACTCCGGTGAGAGAAAAATGAACTGAGGAGAATGTAGTGGTTTCGAGAAAGAAAAGTGGACAAATAAATCAGTAGAACATAAGATTAATCTATGTGTATTATTTTCCAGTTGCCAGATAATTCCATAGCCTTTCTATAGGCAAACTACATCTACTTAGaagatataatgaaataaaagccCTACTGTAATTCCAACAAAAATGATAATTAAGAATAAGTGAACAAGAAATGTACAAGCTCtgtatgaataaaattaaaaagtgaaactGAAGAACACAAAAGAGAACTTGAAGAGATAAATAGCAGACTGTGTTTTTGGATAAGAAgacttaaaaatcattaaaaatccaTTTTCACTAAgttaatctacaaattcaatgtaatcccaataaTACCAACAATCTTTCCCCAAAGCGTCACAATGATTTTAAAGTTCAccgaaaaataaaaagcaagaattTCCAGAAAAATCTAAAAAGGATGAAACCTGAGGGTAATTAGCATTACCATATATTAAAacattataaagctacaataattaaaataatgtcgTTCTACTGTGTGGCAGGTCAATGGGACAGACAGTAATGTCCAAAAATAAGTTCCAATATACGTGGGAATGTAGCCTATGTTAAAGGTTTCATTCAGATTGGTTGGGAAAAtatggattattcaataaatggtgttgaatgACTTGGGTGCctatctgaaaaaaaatattaagcttGGGCCATACACCACATTTgataccaaaataaattccaagtgGATCCAatacttaaatgtaaaaatatggaGTCAAGGAAGTATATGGAGAAAACTTaggacatttatttttataatcccAGCATAAGGAAGGCCTAAAGATGGCCTCCACTCGGAAACCATGAGAGAAAATATTGATTATTCTAAGCAAATTATCTTTGTAGCAAATACACCCTAAAAagatcaagagaaaaacaacacactgggaaaatatttgcaacaaaaaTCATAGACAAATAGTTaactcctcatttttaaaaaagttttgataaatcaaagagaaaaattctaagattccaaaagaaaaacaggcaaaggatgtgaacaggcagaagaacacagaaaaggaatttaaaatagttCCTAAGAATATGGAAACTTTAGTCATGATATAGAAGTATCAATTAAAAACTACAACAAGCCATCACTCTTTTTCACTTATTAGGTTGACAATTAGATTAAGTTCAATCTTAATGATTTTACTCTTTGGCAGGGGAAAAGCACTTTCATACATTGCCGTAAAATAGTACAACTCTTATCGAGAACAATCTGGCAGTggctatcaaaattttaaatgcacacaTCCCTTTGTCTAGCAATTCCTCTTTTAGGAATTTATTCAACATATATGCTCGAACATGTATGAAATGACTTCTGCAAGTTGATTGAATTTCACTTTATCTCTAATAGCAGAAGACTGCAAAATAGTAAGTACCCACCAGGAAGTCTCGAATTGATTAACTCAGGGCGTAGCAACACATTGTAATACTATgaagccataaaaaaagagagatctcTATATGTGTTGATGTGGgatcatctttttgtgtgtgtgtgtgtggaagattggccctgagctaacacctgttgccaagcTTACTGTTTTTCTCCACCgcccccccagagccccagtacatagttgtatatcatagttgtagagttgtagctcttctatgtgggaagccaccccagcatggcttgatgagccgtgagtaggtccgcacccggacCTAGaggtgaacccagggccgccgaagtggaatgcgCAAACTTGGCCGCTaccccatggggctggcccccgatGTGGGCCCACCTTTAAGATACACTGTATCATGAGCAAAGCAACGTGTGGAAAAATGTCTATCTTTTGTTTATGGAATTGATAAGAATAACTTAATCTAGACAATCTTATTCGAAAGTTCCAgtggaaaaataaacatgcagGAAGAGccaggaaataaaaactaaaaaagaagagCAACACGAGGGGCCATCTAGATATTAAATCATTATAAAGCCTCAAATGAAAGTAGAGTTGTATTGGCATGTAGTTAGACCAAGGGCACAGAATAGAAGGTCTGGAAATAGATGCAAACACAAGGGAGAATTTAGTTTATGATGGAATTGACTCTCAGGTAAGTAGAGAAAAAATGGATGTTTCAGTAAAGAGATATTGGGATAACTGGGtggcaatttatttttaaaaagatggattCACATTTCATGCAATAGACCAACATTGGAGTGGATGATAAGAGTAACCAAGTTCTGTGATGTGCTAAAGAAAGTGTTGACCCTGACTCTTtgacagagaaaattaaaaaagcaatataCGAGTTACCTTGTGTCCACTTTTGCCGCTCCCAATGCCAGATAAATTTCAAAGTCAGAATCTTGGATGTGCTAGCCAGGGGAGAGCTATATGGCTATGTCTGTGTGATCAGAGTGAAGCCATTCTGCTGTGCAGTGT is a genomic window containing:
- the LOC131417239 gene encoding schlafen family member 5-like gives rise to the protein MLLGCRSISCAVPRPVRCHRVLLIKGPEPAGSRPLFWTWEAPSLSPGAWRAAEEKPWPFSWRFHQDTVCAALAVDPSLWAGAVHTEAPLALPIVACCVGTNVEDISGKNRTSAQKMSLKTDLETNFAECVLDAGKVILGNKQRSEMNPQLQEKQNKVILHAICALMNSGGGVVKAEIENKEYNYEIHGVGLHLPSIFNGYLDEMQQGDLFLIFVKSWNAEASGVRLATLCSNLYYRHRTSTNVMNSHEALAFLKEKTQTLRNINYSYLSPQKVRVGVQNEGNIKASAAALFDRAQLQYLEKLNFTNSTHVEFKMLSTEVSQCFKESLPSCVSAFANTEGGFVFFGVHDETHQVIGCKKERLDLTALRASIDHCIKKLPVHHFCTQKREIKYAVKFLEVHNQGALHGYVCAVKVEPFCCAVFAEVPSSWQVKDNHVRQLSTKEWVAWMTEADPDLSRFSEMVLALSLSTTTPCSRSVCIHKNLECLEEQQKRYFPVFSDRVVYTPDSLYKELISQHKGLRDLINREMRSVSRGILIFSRSWAVDLGLPEKQGVICDALLLSQNNILLLYTILSECDEGWKDYSLRVACSLKLKLVNTGGYTGKLCITPLVFLLNPDRTANALHGSDLQIYPESYNLTTTQHMEALLQSLVIVLLGFRSFLSEELGSEVLNLLTDKQYELLSKNLRKTRELFVHGLPGSGKTILALRIMEKIRNVFGCQPGDILYVCENQPLMKFVSKKNICQAVTRKTFMKNNFERTQHIIIDEAQNFRTEDGDWYEKARTITRRENGNRGILWIFLDYFQTSHLSCNGLPHFLDQDPKEELTRVVRNADPIANYLQKVMQEVTENPPPNIPPACLEMVHEAKWVQGVPGNFQIVECSDLEEMVVQLAERCQFLLRNAYSPKDIAVLFSKASEVEIYKEKLLRAMRRRRMSQLDEGNDLLVRIKDATDMAGNHIVLDSVRRFSGLERNIVFGVNPVAAEPAVSHNLLLCLASRAKKHLYILKVSI